The following coding sequences are from one Megamonas funiformis window:
- a CDS encoding helix-turn-helix domain-containing protein produces MNDIKINNLRIAIINELIRAREEQGISQKKLEELSGVKQPVIARIEKGKSIPNTDTLVKLLTPLGKKLVIVPLETVKNTK; encoded by the coding sequence ATGAATGATATTAAAATAAATAATTTACGTATAGCAATAATTAATGAATTAATAAGAGCTAGAGAGGAACAAGGAATAAGTCAAAAAAAGCTGGAAGAGCTTAGCGGAGTAAAACAGCCTGTTATTGCTCGTATTGAAAAAGGTAAATCTATTCCTAATACAGATACACTCGTAAAATTACTTACACCATTAGGTAAAAAACTGGTTATTGTTCCGCTAGAAACAGTAAAAAATACTAAATAA
- a CDS encoding SAP domain-containing protein, which translates to MNNTSIYKPLSLKEVFALDYFYNRPIDTTLPDYKLSEIGSDYKSTLKKLITNGYLRKSTLYEELEFLTIPELKNILKSKQLKVSGKKSILLERIFSNFKQEELQYYIKNSFYILTEQGKNTLSQYEIYLINNNYFDFSIAIIEEYRNLLKKQNPNITTKEILYTICNHQIEESFQNKDFSFTGLWGILSNEAIYMSKNGDSKEALQRFIQFIALHLSGCKELKKNCPHITDYKRNYFTDSYVSEIHKNAIASNILYTNFDTFILAVLDEFLPKLPFSYYKAETIAYIIKTYLNGKTIDFTELKPDYILTSKKEHELHSMFGGFSFKTKSQNNTDDFVKNLKDWLKNPQSQPEIEEWYQNNKDKFK; encoded by the coding sequence ATGAATAATACTTCAATATATAAACCGTTATCACTAAAAGAAGTATTTGCTTTAGACTACTTTTATAACAGACCTATTGATACAACATTGCCAGATTATAAATTATCAGAGATTGGCAGTGATTATAAAAGTACATTAAAAAAGTTAATAACTAATGGATATTTAAGAAAATCAACTTTATATGAAGAATTGGAATTCTTAACTATACCAGAGTTAAAAAATATTTTAAAATCAAAACAACTTAAAGTTTCAGGGAAAAAATCTATTTTATTAGAAAGAATATTTTCTAACTTTAAACAAGAAGAATTACAATATTATATTAAAAATTCCTTTTATATATTAACTGAACAAGGTAAAAATACATTATCACAATATGAAATTTATTTAATTAATAACAATTATTTTGATTTTTCTATAGCTATTATTGAGGAATATAGAAACTTACTAAAAAAACAAAATCCTAATATAACAACTAAAGAAATTTTATATACTATATGTAATCATCAAATTGAAGAATCTTTTCAGAATAAGGATTTTTCTTTCACAGGTTTATGGGGAATTTTATCAAATGAAGCTATATATATGTCGAAAAATGGAGATAGTAAAGAAGCCCTTCAACGATTTATTCAATTTATAGCATTACATTTATCTGGGTGTAAAGAATTAAAGAAAAATTGCCCTCATATTACTGATTATAAAAGAAATTATTTTACTGATTCTTATGTATCTGAAATACACAAAAATGCCATAGCGTCAAATATTCTTTATACAAATTTTGATACATTTATATTAGCTGTGTTAGACGAATTTCTTCCTAAATTACCATTTTCTTATTACAAAGCTGAAACAATAGCTTATATTATAAAAACATACTTAAATGGCAAAACGATTGATTTTACTGAACTAAAACCAGATTATATACTTACCTCAAAAAAGGAACATGAATTACATTCAATGTTTGGAGGTTTTTCTTTTAAAACAAAATCCCAAAATAATACAGATGATTTTGTCAAAAATTTAAAAGATTGGTTAAAAAATCCACAATCACAACCAGAAATAGAAGAATGGTATCAAAATAATAAAGATAAATTTAAATAA
- a CDS encoding helix-turn-helix domain-containing protein, with product MLKELLKMNENINNITGKRLKELRESAGLTMQEEADVLNKTFNLQITRGMMSRWESGKAQPSNIFLSAYARYHNMDLNYIIGLTDVKKNLEEKYTLEEVSIENNINERESNLLEKFRALPEARKLKIEARIEAEYDIVMENEQESRQKA from the coding sequence TTGTTAAAGGAGTTGTTAAAAATGAATGAAAATATAAACAACATTACAGGTAAAAGGTTAAAAGAATTACGTGAATCTGCTGGACTAACAATGCAAGAAGAGGCTGATGTTTTAAATAAAACATTTAATCTACAAATAACTCGTGGCATGATGAGTCGTTGGGAAAGTGGAAAAGCACAACCAAGTAATATATTTTTATCTGCATATGCAAGGTATCACAATATGGATTTAAATTACATTATTGGTTTAACTGATGTTAAAAAAAATCTAGAAGAGAAATACACTTTAGAAGAAGTATCTATTGAAAACAATATAAATGAACGTGAATCAAATTTATTAGAAAAATTTAGAGCCTTACCGGAAGCAAGAAAATTAAAAATTGAAGCACGTATTGAAGCTGAATATGATATTGTTATGGAAAATGAACAAGAATCTAGACAAAAAGCATAG
- a CDS encoding helix-turn-helix domain-containing protein: protein MRYLKLKSYFIANDIKFDVIAKELGISRTTLSKKINRFKGTDFKLDEVRKICKLYKIDANEFFLL, encoded by the coding sequence ATGAGATATTTAAAATTAAAATCATATTTCATTGCAAATGATATTAAATTTGACGTAATTGCTAAAGAATTAGGAATATCTAGAACAACATTATCAAAAAAGATAAATCGTTTTAAAGGAACAGATTTCAAGTTAGATGAAGTTAGAAAGATATGTAAATTATATAAAATAGACGCAAATGAATTTTTTTTGCTCTAA
- a CDS encoding DUF4160 domain-containing protein, with protein MPTICMFRGIKIFINWREHRPPHFHATYGGDEVIILINELEVLEGAIPSKQLKMLLGWAAFHQEELKENWELAEKNQELFSIEPLK; from the coding sequence ATGCCTACAATATGTATGTTTAGAGGTATTAAAATTTTTATTAATTGGAGAGAACACAGACCACCACATTTTCACGCTACATATGGTGGAGATGAGGTTATCATTTTAATTAATGAATTAGAAGTTTTAGAAGGTGCAATTCCTAGTAAACAATTAAAAATGCTTTTAGGTTGGGCAGCTTTTCATCAAGAAGAGTTAAAAGAAAACTGGGAACTAGCTGAAAAAAATCAAGAGTTGTTTTCAATAGAGCCATTAAAATAA
- a CDS encoding DUF2442 domain-containing protein: MKKDVNYYLSLGLDEAMAKYYASGRKKIIDVKANENYTLVITFNNGEKRLMDCKTFIKDNTVFAILKDYNVFKRVYVDSTHSISWDKDPNIDSEKVWSNKIDLCPDSSYVDSIPIEG; encoded by the coding sequence ATGAAAAAAGATGTAAATTATTATTTATCCTTAGGGCTTGATGAAGCAATGGCTAAATACTATGCTTCTGGAAGAAAAAAAATTATAGATGTTAAAGCTAATGAAAATTATACACTTGTAATTACTTTTAATAACGGGGAAAAGCGTTTGATGGATTGTAAGACATTTATAAAAGACAATACTGTATTTGCAATATTGAAAGATTACAACGTATTTAAGCGTGTATATGTAGATAGTACACATTCTATTTCATGGGATAAAGACCCTAATATAGATAGTGAAAAAGTATGGAGTAATAAAATAGATTTATGTCCAGATAGTAGTTATGTTGATAGTATTCCAATAGAAGGTTAA